The bacterium genome contains a region encoding:
- the dnaJ_4 gene encoding Chaperone protein DnaJ, producing MSGVHSPLMAGARRDYYTLLGVRPDATAPEIRAAFLALARAWHPDKATNEDRPAAEARFRELTEAYETLSDPARRRDYDTRRRLEQVWKPPPAPSGLWSQTRERVVQRWGLERVPWHGWLVLGPVMLGVAAVIAAQFFFYYVFVYGTLIAVPLIAAWYAWLLWKPLALIVLAPTFWLWGFLLQGLYRNWRREEADRTAPRYRESL from the coding sequence ATGAGCGGCGTACACTCCCCCCTTATGGCCGGGGCGCGTCGCGATTACTACACGCTGCTGGGGGTCCGTCCGGACGCCACCGCACCGGAAATCCGGGCGGCCTTTCTGGCGCTCGCCCGGGCCTGGCATCCCGACAAGGCGACCAATGAAGATCGCCCCGCTGCTGAAGCTCGCTTTCGGGAACTGACCGAAGCGTATGAAACGCTGTCTGATCCGGCGCGTCGGCGCGACTACGACACCCGACGTCGGCTGGAGCAGGTCTGGAAGCCCCCGCCAGCCCCATCCGGACTCTGGTCGCAGACACGAGAGAGGGTGGTCCAGCGCTGGGGACTGGAGCGGGTACCCTGGCATGGCTGGCTGGTGCTCGGACCGGTCATGCTGGGGGTGGCGGCGGTCATCGCAGCCCAGTTTTTCTTCTATTACGTCTTCGTCTACGGGACACTTATCGCTGTCCCCCTCATCGCTGCGTGGTACGCCTGGCTCCTCTGGAAGCCCCTGGCGCTGATAGTCCTCGCGCCGACTTTCTGGCTCTGGGGCTTTTTGTTACAGGGGCTGTATCGGAACTGGCGACGCGAAGAGGCGGACCGGACGGCCCCCCGCTACCGGGAGTCGCTTTGA
- the acdA_2 gene encoding Acyl-CoA dehydrogenase, whose amino-acid sequence MLNFTLGDEHQMIVEMVRGFAEEVLGPGAEHRDRHKEYPTAELAQAADLGLLGATIPEEWGGAGMDAISYLLINREISRRDAAFCTIMGGNVSLFCEGLRLFGTDAQKEEWLKPCASGQMIGAFATTEPHMGSDLAGMKATYRPSDKGWVLNGQKAYITNAKHGKVMLVFASKDLSLRHKGLSCFIVPTDAPGVEVSEPYDKMGIRSSDTCDVYLTDCEVPAAALLGGTEGEGFKQAIAILSGGRGAIAGQAWGIAQAAFEAAVQYAQERETFGQPIYKHQTIANYLADMQVELTNTELISLRAAWLKANGQDYYQAASMAKLYASEAACRICDLALQIHGGYGYVKEYPVERYYRDARVIRVYEGTSEIQRSIIAGEVIKQHPIGG is encoded by the coding sequence ATGCTGAACTTCACCCTCGGCGATGAACACCAGATGATTGTGGAGATGGTGCGCGGCTTTGCCGAGGAGGTCCTGGGACCCGGCGCGGAGCATCGTGATCGCCACAAGGAGTACCCCACAGCAGAACTGGCACAGGCGGCGGATCTCGGACTCCTGGGAGCCACGATCCCCGAAGAGTGGGGCGGCGCGGGGATGGATGCGATTTCCTATCTCCTGATCAATCGCGAGATCTCCCGCCGGGATGCCGCCTTCTGCACCATCATGGGGGGCAACGTGTCGCTCTTCTGCGAGGGGCTGCGGCTCTTCGGGACCGACGCGCAAAAGGAAGAGTGGCTGAAGCCCTGTGCCTCCGGCCAGATGATCGGCGCGTTCGCGACCACTGAGCCGCACATGGGGTCCGACCTCGCGGGCATGAAGGCGACCTATCGGCCATCCGACAAGGGCTGGGTCCTCAATGGCCAGAAGGCGTACATCACCAACGCGAAACATGGCAAGGTCATGCTGGTCTTCGCCTCGAAAGACCTGAGCCTGCGGCATAAGGGGCTCTCCTGCTTCATCGTCCCCACCGATGCCCCCGGGGTGGAAGTCTCGGAGCCCTACGACAAAATGGGTATCCGCTCCTCCGATACCTGCGATGTCTATCTGACAGACTGTGAAGTCCCCGCGGCTGCGCTGCTCGGCGGTACGGAAGGGGAAGGCTTTAAGCAGGCGATTGCAATTCTGTCGGGGGGGCGGGGCGCGATCGCCGGCCAGGCCTGGGGGATCGCGCAGGCCGCGTTTGAGGCAGCGGTGCAGTACGCCCAGGAGCGCGAGACCTTCGGTCAGCCGATCTATAAGCACCAGACCATCGCGAACTACCTTGCGGACATGCAGGTCGAGCTGACCAACACTGAACTCATCTCCCTGCGGGCTGCCTGGCTTAAGGCGAACGGCCAGGACTACTACCAGGCTGCGAGCATGGCGAAACTCTACGCGTCCGAAGCCGCCTGCCGGATCTGCGATCTGGCGCTGCAGATTCATGGGGGCTATGGCTACGTCAAGGAATACCCGGTGGAGCGGTACTACCGCGATGCCCGGGTCATCCGGGTGTATGAGGGGACCAGCGAGATTCAGCGGTCCATCATCGCCGGCGAAGTAATCAAGCAGCACCCCATCGGCGGGTAG